A window from Kovacikia minuta CCNUW1 encodes these proteins:
- a CDS encoding Uma2 family endonuclease encodes MSSVQISAIAVAEAEIPTLPPCDLYSDEPPLETDLHLQQIILFLECLNWCWREKNDYYASANSTIYFSEKQLKNKDFRGPDFFVVLGVERHPRKSWVVWAEDGKTPNVIIEVLSKSTADVDRGLKKQHYQDVLKVYDYFWFDPDSLEFAGFCLVNGHYQSLQPNDQGWLWSEQLQLFLGIHQNKLRYFTPDGHLVPSPTEAALTAEQRAEQEAQRAERLAAKLRELNIDPDAL; translated from the coding sequence ATGTCTTCTGTTCAAATTTCGGCGATCGCTGTTGCAGAGGCAGAGATTCCAACCCTTCCGCCCTGCGATCTATATAGTGATGAACCCCCCTTGGAAACGGATCTGCACCTGCAACAAATCATTCTATTTTTGGAATGTCTCAATTGGTGCTGGCGGGAAAAGAATGATTACTATGCCAGCGCCAACAGCACGATTTATTTCAGCGAAAAGCAACTCAAAAACAAAGATTTTCGCGGGCCCGATTTCTTTGTTGTTCTGGGTGTAGAACGGCATCCCCGTAAAAGTTGGGTCGTTTGGGCAGAAGATGGTAAGACGCCTAATGTGATCATCGAAGTTCTCTCTAAAAGTACCGCTGATGTCGATCGAGGACTGAAAAAGCAACATTACCAAGATGTGCTGAAGGTCTACGATTACTTCTGGTTTGATCCAGACAGCCTTGAGTTTGCAGGTTTTTGTTTAGTCAATGGGCACTATCAATCCTTGCAACCCAATGATCAGGGTTGGCTCTGGAGTGAACAGCTACAGCTATTTTTAGGCATCCATCAAAACAAATTACGTTACTTTACGCCTGACGGACACCTCGTCCCCTCTCCTACTGAGGCAGCCTTAACAGCAGAACAACGAGCCGAACAAGAAGCCCAACGAGCTGAACGTTTAGCAGCCAAACTGCGGGAATTGAATATCGATCCGGATGCACTTTAG
- a CDS encoding MoaD/ThiS family protein yields the protein MSVKVLIPTPLQKLTHDQATVECNGSTVAELLESLEKSCPGIKARLCDESGELRRFVNFYVNSEDIRFLEGANTRLKDGDEVSIIPAIAGG from the coding sequence ATGTCTGTCAAAGTTTTGATTCCCACCCCGCTCCAAAAACTCACCCACGATCAGGCAACGGTTGAATGCAATGGCAGCACGGTTGCTGAGTTGCTGGAATCCCTGGAAAAAAGTTGCCCTGGAATTAAGGCACGTCTATGTGATGAAAGCGGTGAGTTACGCAGATTTGTCAATTTCTACGTCAACAGTGAAGATATTCGCTTTTTAGAAGGTGCCAATACACGACTTAAGGATGGCGATGAGGTTAGTATTATTCCCGCGATCGCGGGCGGTTGA
- the thrC gene encoding threonine synthase has translation MTQVTELQSKSAATFRALKCKECGEEYELKAMHVCEFCFGPLEVAYDYGHLRRLVTRESIQAGPNSIWRYRPFLPVATDQPIDVGTGMTPLVRANRLARRLGLSKLYIKNDAVNMPTLSFKDRVVSVALTRARELGFSTVSCASTGNLANSTAAIAAHAGLDCCVFIPADLEAGKVMGTLIYSPTVMAVQGNYDQVNRLCSEVANTHGWGFVNINLRPYYSEGSKTLGYEVAEQLGWQLPDHIVAPLASGSLFTKIYKGFREFVDVGLVEDKAVRFSGAQAEGCSPIAQAYREKRDFIAPVKPNTIAKSIAIGNPADGVYAMDIARKTNGNIESVTDAEIIAGIKLLAETEGIFTETAGGTTIAVLQKLVEAGKINPDETTVVYITGNGLKTQEAVQGYVGEPLTIEPKLDSFERALERSRTLERLEWQQVLV, from the coding sequence ATGACCCAGGTGACTGAACTGCAATCAAAATCCGCCGCGACCTTTCGGGCGCTAAAGTGTAAAGAATGCGGTGAAGAGTATGAACTCAAGGCGATGCATGTCTGTGAGTTTTGCTTTGGTCCCCTGGAAGTTGCTTACGACTATGGTCATCTGCGACGGTTGGTTACCCGTGAAAGCATTCAAGCGGGGCCAAATTCAATCTGGCGTTACCGCCCATTTCTGCCGGTTGCCACTGATCAACCGATCGATGTGGGAACAGGTATGACGCCTCTGGTGCGGGCAAATCGACTGGCTCGGCGTCTGGGGTTGAGCAAGCTGTATATCAAAAATGATGCGGTCAATATGCCAACCCTTAGCTTTAAGGATCGGGTGGTGTCTGTGGCGTTGACGCGGGCGCGAGAACTGGGATTCTCAACCGTATCCTGTGCCAGTACCGGAAATTTAGCAAATTCAACAGCGGCGATCGCTGCCCACGCTGGTTTAGACTGCTGCGTCTTCATTCCAGCAGATCTGGAGGCGGGCAAGGTGATGGGTACATTGATTTACAGCCCCACGGTGATGGCGGTGCAGGGCAACTACGACCAGGTCAATCGGTTGTGTTCAGAAGTGGCAAATACTCACGGCTGGGGGTTCGTCAACATCAATCTGCGTCCCTACTACTCAGAAGGCTCCAAAACGCTGGGGTATGAAGTGGCGGAACAACTGGGCTGGCAATTGCCTGATCATATTGTTGCGCCGCTGGCATCCGGTTCTTTGTTCACCAAAATCTATAAGGGATTCCGGGAATTTGTTGATGTTGGGCTGGTAGAAGATAAGGCAGTTCGCTTCAGCGGTGCCCAGGCAGAGGGGTGCTCTCCAATCGCCCAGGCCTATCGGGAAAAGCGGGACTTCATTGCCCCAGTCAAACCCAATACGATTGCCAAGTCGATCGCGATTGGTAATCCCGCCGATGGGGTGTATGCGATGGACATTGCCCGCAAAACCAACGGCAATATCGAATCGGTTACCGATGCGGAGATTATTGCTGGAATCAAGCTGCTGGCGGAAACTGAGGGTATCTTTACCGAAACTGCGGGTGGAACCACGATCGCCGTCTTGCAGAAGCTGGTGGAGGCGGGCAAAATTAATCCGGACGAAACTACCGTTGTCTACATTACAGGTAATGGACTAAAAACTCAGGAAGCCGTCCAGGGATATGTCGGTGAACCGCTCACAATTGAACCCAAGCTAGATAGCTTCGAGCGTGCCCTGGAGCGTTCCCGCACCCTGGAACGCCTGGAGTGGCAGCAGGTCTTAGTCTAA
- a CDS encoding isopenicillin N synthase family dioxygenase translates to MPTQTIPVLNLQDFRADASHRKAFIAQLGGALEDIGFFAVTNHDVDPQLIRTAYRLAQEFFELPEDIKRRYENPAVKGQRGFTQFGREHAKDSPFPDLKEFWHVGRELPPDHPLACRYPKNLSPLEIPQFHPVMSQLYAQLEACAVELLRACACYLGEPENLLSDMVQDSDTILRIIHYPPIVPGTHPARLRSAPHEDINLITLLCEATTEGLELLQRDGQWRSISAVPGQIIVDSGDMLHQLTNGLMQSTTHRVTNPTNDQESRFSMPFFVHSRADVDLTPLPICVSKTGNPPLPSITAGAYLQQRLQEIGLAD, encoded by the coding sequence ATGCCAACCCAAACGATCCCCGTCTTGAACCTGCAAGATTTTCGAGCGGATGCAAGCCACCGCAAAGCCTTTATTGCTCAGTTAGGGGGTGCCCTGGAAGATATCGGCTTTTTCGCTGTTACAAATCATGACGTCGATCCACAGCTGATTCGAACTGCCTATCGGCTTGCTCAGGAATTTTTTGAACTGCCAGAAGATATTAAGCGCCGTTACGAAAACCCTGCGGTGAAGGGACAGCGAGGCTTTACCCAATTTGGGCGCGAACATGCAAAAGACTCTCCCTTCCCAGACCTGAAGGAGTTTTGGCATGTGGGAAGAGAATTGCCCCCCGACCACCCCCTTGCCTGCCGCTACCCGAAAAATCTTTCCCCGCTAGAAATTCCCCAATTCCATCCTGTGATGAGCCAACTTTATGCTCAGCTAGAAGCGTGTGCTGTGGAGTTGCTGCGAGCCTGTGCCTGTTACCTGGGAGAACCGGAAAACCTGCTCAGCGATATGGTTCAGGACAGTGACACGATTCTCCGCATTATTCATTATCCACCGATCGTCCCCGGTACCCACCCTGCCCGTCTGAGATCGGCCCCCCATGAGGATATCAATTTAATTACGCTGCTTTGCGAAGCCACGACTGAAGGATTGGAACTATTGCAGCGGGATGGTCAGTGGCGATCGATTTCAGCGGTGCCAGGGCAAATCATTGTAGACAGTGGGGATATGTTGCATCAGCTGACGAACGGCTTGATGCAGAGTACAACCCATCGGGTAACGAATCCAACCAATGATCAAGAAAGCCGATTTTCCATGCCCTTCTTTGTTCATTCCCGTGCCGATGTAGACCTGACCCCTCTTCCGATCTGCGTCAGCAAAACTGGCAACCCTCCCCTTCCCAGCATCACCGCCGGAGCCTATCTTCAGCAGCGACTTCAGGAAATTGGTCTGGCAGATTAG
- a CDS encoding TMEM14 family protein translates to MIPTIIWFILLYALVAALGGVMGYIKAQSTMSLISGLVSGIALTIAWYVSLQNPLVGLAIATIIALVLLGVFVMRFRSTSKFMPAGLMAILSLAATVLFAIGWITASGSSS, encoded by the coding sequence GTGATACCAACGATTATCTGGTTTATTTTGCTTTATGCCTTAGTAGCAGCATTGGGTGGGGTGATGGGCTACATCAAAGCCCAAAGCACCATGTCGTTGATTTCGGGATTGGTGAGCGGAATCGCATTGACGATCGCCTGGTATGTCAGCTTGCAAAATCCTCTGGTAGGATTGGCAATCGCCACAATCATCGCCCTGGTGTTACTGGGTGTTTTCGTGATGCGCTTTCGCAGTACCAGCAAGTTTATGCCCGCCGGACTAATGGCTATTTTGAGTCTGGCAGCAACCGTGTTGTTTGCGATCGGCTGGATAACTGCAAGCGGAAGTTCATCCTAA
- the dnaB gene encoding replicative DNA helicase yields MVQELNFQAYTDRLPPQNIDAEESILGGILLDPEAINRVSDLLSPEAFYLSAHKEIYRAALTLQGQGSPTDLMSLTTWLKDRGMLEKVGGQSKLAQLIDRTVSAVNIDQYAALVMDKYMRRKLIRSGNEIAHLGHDTSLDLAEVLDQSEQKIFSVTQDRPQQGLMATADILTHTFSDIESRSLGMVLPGLSCGYYDLDAMTQGFQRSDLIIVAGRPSMGKTSFVLNIARNIAAFHKLPVAVFSLEMSKEQLVQRLLASEVRIESGRLRAGRISQNEWEPLGHAISTLSQIPVFIDDTPNISITEMRSKARRLQAEQGGALGLVMLDYLQLMEGGSDNRVQELSKVTRALKGLARELSVPVIALSQLSRGVEARTNKRPMMSDLRESGAIEQDADLIMMLYRDEYYNPDTPDRGIAEVIISKHRNGPTGTVKLLFESQFTQFRNLATPNRNY; encoded by the coding sequence ATGGTTCAGGAACTTAATTTCCAGGCTTACACCGATCGCCTTCCGCCTCAAAATATTGATGCCGAAGAATCTATTCTAGGCGGCATCTTACTTGACCCGGAGGCAATTAACCGGGTCTCTGATTTGCTGAGTCCAGAAGCATTTTACCTGAGTGCCCACAAGGAAATTTATCGGGCGGCATTGACGCTCCAAGGACAGGGTAGTCCCACCGATCTGATGAGCCTCACCACCTGGCTGAAAGATCGGGGCATGTTGGAAAAGGTGGGCGGGCAAAGCAAACTGGCACAGTTGATCGATCGAACGGTGAGTGCGGTCAACATCGATCAGTATGCTGCCCTGGTGATGGACAAGTACATGCGCCGCAAGCTGATCCGATCGGGTAACGAAATTGCCCATTTGGGACACGATACTTCTCTGGATCTGGCAGAGGTTCTGGATCAGTCGGAGCAAAAGATCTTTAGTGTCACCCAGGATCGTCCCCAACAGGGTCTAATGGCAACGGCAGACATCCTGACCCACACCTTTTCCGACATCGAGAGCCGATCCCTGGGGATGGTGCTTCCTGGGCTTTCCTGTGGCTACTACGATTTGGATGCGATGACGCAGGGCTTCCAGCGATCGGATCTGATCATTGTGGCGGGTAGACCCTCAATGGGGAAGACCAGTTTTGTCTTGAATATTGCCCGCAACATCGCAGCGTTTCACAAACTACCGGTTGCGGTTTTTAGCCTGGAAATGTCTAAGGAGCAACTGGTTCAACGACTTTTAGCCAGTGAAGTCCGGATTGAGAGTGGACGACTGCGGGCAGGGCGGATCAGTCAGAACGAATGGGAACCCCTGGGACACGCGATTAGTACGCTCTCCCAAATCCCTGTTTTTATTGACGATACTCCTAATATCAGCATTACCGAGATGCGATCGAAGGCGCGACGGCTCCAGGCAGAGCAGGGTGGTGCATTGGGGCTGGTGATGCTGGACTATCTGCAATTGATGGAAGGGGGCAGCGACAACCGGGTGCAGGAGCTATCGAAGGTGACACGGGCATTGAAGGGGTTGGCACGGGAACTGAGCGTGCCGGTGATTGCTCTATCCCAGTTGAGCCGGGGTGTGGAAGCGCGCACAAACAAACGCCCGATGATGTCAGATTTGAGGGAATCTGGTGCGATCGAGCAGGATGCAGACCTGATTATGATGTTGTATCGCGATGAGTACTATAACCCTGACACTCCCGATCGGGGGATTGCCGAAGTGATTATCTCGAAGCACCGAAATGGCCCGACGGGAACCGTTAAGTTGCTGTTTGAGTCCCAATTTACTCAATTCCGCAATCTGGCAACACCCAACCGCAACTATTAG
- the rplI gene encoding 50S ribosomal protein L9: MAKRVQLVLNQDVSKLGKTGDLVEVAPGYARNYLIPRGVAVPTTPGILRQVERRKELERQRLLEEKQQAETRKKALETIGRFTIAKQAGEKEAIFGTVTNQDVATAILEASNQEVDRRGITVPDIHKLGSYKVDIKLHPEVTATVDVQVVPAKGGE; the protein is encoded by the coding sequence ATGGCGAAGCGTGTTCAGTTAGTTCTCAATCAAGACGTGAGTAAGTTGGGGAAGACGGGGGACCTGGTTGAAGTTGCTCCTGGTTATGCCCGTAACTACCTGATTCCTCGGGGTGTCGCAGTTCCTACGACTCCTGGCATCTTGCGGCAAGTCGAACGGCGTAAAGAGTTAGAGCGGCAACGTCTCTTAGAAGAAAAGCAGCAGGCAGAGACCCGCAAAAAGGCGTTGGAAACGATCGGACGCTTCACCATTGCCAAACAGGCAGGGGAGAAGGAAGCAATTTTTGGAACGGTTACCAATCAGGATGTGGCTACCGCAATCTTAGAAGCATCCAACCAGGAAGTGGATCGGCGCGGTATCACAGTGCCCGATATTCACAAACTGGGTTCCTATAAGGTAGATATCAAGTTGCACCCAGAAGTGACGGCAACAGTGGACGTACAGGTGGTTCCCGCTAAAGGTGGGGAATAG
- a CDS encoding S9 family peptidase, protein MVDPKSSGKGRSSENEVNSETREKNIPGATSNPRGAVQSPSGSPTPLAGWQSPPEPINQILDTPPAPAVMISPHHQWLVELDQPLLPAIAELAEPEVAVAGFRLNPKTNGPSRRFGYRGIRVRSLESATAQVLPLPDAARISFLRWSPDGQKLGFTLTWASGIELWMVDLAEGVPRRITDATLNAAYGTPYRWLSNQTFLCKFVAPERGDPPIPSPIPAGPIIQENLGRKTPSRTYTNLLQNPDDEALFEYYISSTLERVTLDGRRSRLVDTCLIDEARPSPDGRYITLTTLHRPFSYQLPASYFPTCIQILDEQGTVVRELADLPLADNLSTKFDAVRNGPRRVYWRSDRSATLTWVEALDQGDPTQEVPHRDVLFELDAPFTDQPRELWRSQNRFRRVRWGRNDVALVWEQWYDTRQQRIWRIYPDQPETPPQLLVERSFEDQYSDPGMPRQVPAPQGAHYLLRFTPDGNGLYFSGRGASPEGVYPFLDRFDLETTTTERLWQAQSPYFESVVALLDGEAHRLITHRQSQTEPPNYFFYARADGERVPITHYPDPAPQFAGIHKEIVQYRRSDGVQLSARLYLPANYDAKRDGPLPTIFWVYPAEFKDKELAGQVTIAGNTFSRPWGTSALFLLTQGYAILDDPSLPIIGEGDAEPNDTYVEQLLAGIEAAIAYVADRGVADRDRLCLGGHSYGAFTTANVLAHSNLFRAGIARSGAYNRSLTPFGFQGEQRTFWEAADTYIQMSPFTHAAKITAPLLLIHGADDSNAGTYPLQTERFYEALKGLGATVRQVMLPLEDHGYRSREAVGHVLWEMVQWCDRYVKNAGDRPL, encoded by the coding sequence ATGGTTGATCCAAAAAGCAGCGGCAAGGGGCGATCCTCCGAAAATGAGGTGAATTCTGAAACCAGGGAAAAAAATATTCCTGGAGCAACTTCTAATCCACGGGGAGCAGTCCAGTCTCCGTCCGGTTCTCCCACTCCGTTGGCAGGTTGGCAGTCACCTCCGGAACCCATCAACCAGATTTTAGATACACCTCCAGCACCCGCTGTGATGATTTCCCCCCACCATCAATGGTTGGTGGAATTGGATCAACCCCTGCTGCCTGCGATCGCAGAACTGGCAGAACCAGAAGTTGCAGTAGCGGGGTTTCGCCTCAACCCCAAAACCAATGGACCCAGCCGCCGATTTGGCTACCGTGGCATTCGGGTACGATCCTTAGAGTCTGCTACGGCTCAAGTGCTTCCCCTCCCTGATGCTGCCCGGATTAGTTTTTTGCGCTGGTCACCGGATGGGCAAAAGTTGGGCTTCACCCTCACCTGGGCAAGTGGGATTGAACTGTGGATGGTTGATCTGGCAGAAGGGGTTCCCCGTCGAATCACCGATGCGACCCTGAACGCTGCCTATGGAACGCCCTATCGCTGGCTGTCCAATCAGACGTTTCTTTGTAAGTTTGTCGCACCAGAGCGGGGAGACCCCCCGATTCCATCCCCCATCCCGGCGGGTCCCATTATTCAGGAAAATCTGGGGCGCAAAACTCCCAGCCGCACCTATACTAATCTGCTGCAAAACCCTGATGATGAGGCACTGTTTGAGTACTATATTTCCTCCACCCTGGAACGGGTAACGCTGGATGGTCGGCGATCGCGCCTGGTCGATACCTGCCTGATTGATGAAGCCAGACCTTCCCCTGATGGGCGCTACATTACGCTGACAACGCTGCACCGTCCCTTTTCCTACCAGTTACCTGCGTCCTACTTCCCGACTTGTATCCAAATTCTGGACGAGCAGGGAACTGTGGTGCGAGAACTGGCGGATTTGCCCCTGGCAGATAACCTTTCAACAAAGTTTGATGCGGTCAGAAATGGACCCAGACGGGTCTATTGGCGCAGCGATCGTTCGGCAACGCTGACCTGGGTAGAAGCGCTGGATCAGGGTGATCCGACCCAGGAAGTACCCCATCGGGATGTCCTCTTCGAGTTAGATGCGCCCTTTACCGACCAGCCGAGGGAATTGTGGCGATCGCAAAACCGCTTTCGACGGGTACGGTGGGGGCGCAATGATGTGGCATTGGTTTGGGAGCAGTGGTACGACACCCGCCAACAGCGGATCTGGCGAATTTATCCTGACCAACCAGAGACCCCCCCTCAGCTTTTGGTAGAACGCAGCTTTGAAGACCAGTACAGCGATCCGGGCATGCCCCGTCAGGTGCCTGCACCCCAGGGCGCACATTACTTACTCCGCTTTACCCCTGATGGCAATGGGCTTTATTTCAGTGGTCGGGGAGCTTCACCAGAGGGGGTTTACCCGTTTCTGGATCGGTTCGATTTAGAGACAACGACAACCGAACGCCTCTGGCAGGCCCAATCCCCCTATTTTGAGTCTGTCGTGGCCCTGTTGGATGGGGAAGCCCACCGCCTAATCACCCATCGCCAATCCCAGACAGAGCCACCCAACTATTTTTTCTATGCCCGTGCCGATGGGGAACGGGTTCCCATTACCCACTACCCCGATCCGGCTCCTCAATTTGCCGGGATTCATAAGGAAATAGTGCAGTACCGGCGATCGGACGGGGTGCAGCTTTCGGCTCGCCTGTATCTGCCAGCAAACTATGATGCCAAACGAGACGGACCCCTGCCAACGATTTTTTGGGTCTATCCAGCAGAATTTAAGGATAAGGAACTGGCAGGACAGGTGACGATCGCAGGCAATACCTTCAGTCGCCCGTGGGGGACTTCGGCTTTGTTTTTGTTGACCCAGGGTTATGCCATTCTGGATGATCCCAGTCTGCCAATCATTGGTGAAGGGGACGCGGAACCCAACGATACCTATGTTGAGCAGCTTCTAGCAGGGATTGAGGCTGCAATCGCGTATGTCGCCGATCGAGGGGTGGCAGACCGCGATCGGCTGTGCTTGGGTGGTCATTCCTATGGAGCCTTCACGACTGCTAATGTATTGGCACACAGCAATTTATTTCGTGCCGGGATTGCCCGTAGTGGAGCATACAACCGCAGCTTGACTCCCTTTGGCTTCCAGGGGGAACAACGCACCTTTTGGGAAGCAGCAGACACCTACATTCAGATGTCACCGTTCACCCATGCGGCAAAAATCACCGCACCGCTGCTGCTCATCCACGGGGCAGACGACAGTAATGCGGGCACCTATCCCCTTCAAACGGAGCGGTTTTATGAGGCACTGAAGGGGCTGGGGGCAACCGTGCGCCAGGTAATGCTGCCGCTGGAAGATCACGGCTATCGATCGCGAGAGGCGGTGGGGCATGTATTGTGGGAAATGGTGCAATGGTGCGATCGCTACGTCAAAAATGCTGGCGATCGTCCCCTTTAA
- a CDS encoding IS110 family RNA-guided transposase, protein MTPEKIWVGIDVSKETLDVYILPQGLSLQLPNSEAGVQSLIEQLQEMSVHLVVLESTGGLERTVVVGLHNATIAVAVVNPRKVKGFAIALGKAKTDRIDAEVIARFAQSVNLQPQAVVAPIAQQLSDLMHRRQQLVEIQVAEKNRLARASQTVQPDIEEHLKHLAQRLDALNEQIQTLGQQQADWQRKDQILQSVKGIGPLTAALCLVELPELGKLNEKQIARLVGVAPLNQDSGKHKGKRRISGGRTRVRCGLYMAVLVATRHNPVIRDFYQRLLSKGKPKPVALVACIRKLLVILNAMIRDNTLWQTPA, encoded by the coding sequence ATGACACCTGAAAAGATATGGGTTGGGATTGATGTCAGTAAAGAGACACTGGATGTGTACATCCTGCCGCAGGGGTTGAGCTTACAGTTGCCCAACAGCGAGGCAGGAGTGCAAAGCCTGATTGAACAACTTCAAGAAATGTCAGTGCACTTAGTGGTGCTCGAATCGACGGGTGGATTGGAACGAACCGTTGTTGTGGGATTGCACAACGCTACGATTGCTGTTGCCGTCGTCAACCCTCGAAAAGTCAAGGGATTCGCCATTGCTTTAGGCAAAGCGAAGACCGACAGAATTGATGCCGAAGTCATTGCTCGCTTTGCTCAAAGTGTGAACCTGCAACCGCAAGCCGTCGTTGCCCCAATCGCACAACAACTCAGTGACCTGATGCACCGCCGTCAGCAATTGGTCGAAATCCAAGTGGCAGAGAAGAATCGCTTAGCGCGTGCCTCACAAACCGTGCAACCCGACATCGAAGAGCATCTCAAACACTTAGCGCAACGCCTCGATGCCTTGAATGAGCAGATTCAAACTCTCGGTCAACAGCAAGCCGATTGGCAACGCAAAGACCAGATTTTGCAATCGGTGAAGGGCATTGGTCCCCTCACTGCCGCTCTGTGTTTGGTGGAACTTCCCGAACTCGGCAAGCTCAACGAAAAACAGATTGCTCGTTTGGTCGGCGTCGCGCCCCTCAACCAGGACAGTGGCAAACACAAAGGCAAACGCAGGATTTCTGGAGGACGCACTCGCGTTCGTTGTGGGTTGTATATGGCAGTTCTGGTTGCCACTCGTCACAACCCTGTCATTCGAGACTTCTATCAACGCTTGCTCTCAAAAGGCAAACCTAAACCTGTTGCCCTCGTTGCCTGTATCCGCAAGCTTCTGGTCATTCTCAATGCCATGATTCGCGACAACACGCTCTGGCAAACTCCTGCTTAG
- a CDS encoding ParM/StbA family protein → MTSATRQTKPRKDPAIATSTTTRTLALDAGNYDLKFWDGVGHPKAIRSVRFQLPSGRDAVRYSEASPLIELPDGTRYHFGAQAYKYRRQQQTVVENKVEMARLHLYACLEPLEGATEFSLSIYASTPEPNRNEDAIRQQLLGMHEFKRNGLDYRVLVERVEVEREGMGAYHYAQRLGLIPESGYTIVVDIGGGTWLSRLVDAEGEVIDENVMDRGGSYDLATSISFDRRLTNALGTTADPSLIMDGFRSDHIYADTELTWAPWLEEHLDPWFKGIFQTVKAQYTPYMARVTRFLVTGGGSHLISERLQGRKLFAVMGDPQFANVRGLFPVVNGAQLCMTTK, encoded by the coding sequence ATGACAAGCGCTACTAGACAAACAAAACCGAGGAAAGATCCGGCGATCGCAACCTCGACCACAACTCGCACCCTGGCACTGGATGCGGGCAATTATGACCTCAAATTTTGGGATGGCGTGGGGCATCCGAAAGCAATACGCTCCGTCCGCTTCCAGCTTCCCTCTGGTCGGGATGCTGTCCGCTACTCAGAAGCTTCGCCGTTAATTGAGTTACCGGATGGAACACGCTATCACTTTGGCGCACAGGCATATAAATACCGCCGTCAACAGCAAACGGTGGTGGAAAATAAAGTAGAAATGGCACGGCTCCATCTCTATGCCTGCCTGGAACCCCTGGAGGGCGCAACTGAATTTTCCTTGAGCATCTATGCCTCCACCCCTGAACCAAACCGGAACGAGGATGCGATTCGGCAGCAGCTTTTGGGAATGCATGAGTTCAAGCGCAACGGGCTGGATTACCGGGTGCTGGTTGAACGGGTGGAAGTCGAGCGAGAAGGGATGGGAGCTTACCACTACGCCCAACGCCTCGGTTTAATTCCTGAAAGTGGTTACACCATTGTGGTAGACATCGGGGGCGGCACCTGGCTATCCCGCCTGGTGGACGCGGAAGGGGAAGTGATCGATGAGAATGTCATGGATCGGGGTGGTTCCTATGATCTGGCAACCTCAATCAGCTTCGATCGCCGCCTGACCAATGCCCTGGGTACAACCGCTGACCCCAGCTTGATTATGGATGGGTTTCGTTCGGATCACATCTACGCCGATACTGAACTGACCTGGGCACCCTGGTTAGAAGAGCATCTGGACCCCTGGTTTAAGGGCATTTTTCAGACCGTAAAGGCCCAATACACCCCTTACATGGCAAGAGTGACTCGGTTTCTGGTAACGGGAGGCGGTTCCCACCTGATTTCAGAACGGCTTCAGGGGCGCAAGCTATTCGCCGTCATGGGCGACCCTCAATTTGCAAATGTACGTGGTTTATTTCCCGTTGTGAATGGAGCGCAACTATGTATGACAACAAAATAA
- a CDS encoding tetratricopeptide repeat protein: protein MNTRMSPGRHNCPPENCCSIGRSGATIDCDGSGSQEPLTAKEQAVLIRSRTRELVPSGQAERDRLLRQKALNVAQQGNYAEAIALFNQLISRNPTNASDFNNRGLLHFRDGCPDQALADYDRALQLNPLLAKVYNNRANCYASLGQLAEAIADYETAIDLEPANVRAWLNQGITFRDLEMYSQAIENFDLALDFIQLLVAADENDTDSPLARTYLCRARANPSPRWRLELCRCGLPTCLNRTSQNNPRSYQCDLSLVSTGRNLAG, encoded by the coding sequence ATGAATACTCGCATGTCTCCAGGTCGCCACAATTGCCCCCCAGAAAACTGCTGTTCAATTGGCCGATCTGGAGCGACGATCGATTGTGACGGTAGTGGCAGCCAGGAGCCACTGACTGCCAAAGAACAAGCGGTGTTAATTCGATCCAGAACCAGGGAGTTGGTTCCATCAGGTCAGGCTGAGCGAGACCGTCTCTTACGTCAGAAAGCTTTGAACGTTGCCCAACAGGGAAACTATGCTGAGGCAATCGCTCTGTTTAATCAATTGATTAGTCGCAATCCAACTAACGCCAGCGATTTTAATAATCGCGGATTACTTCATTTTCGGGATGGCTGCCCTGATCAGGCACTGGCAGATTACGATCGGGCGTTGCAACTCAATCCCCTACTGGCAAAGGTTTATAATAACCGGGCAAATTGTTACGCTTCCCTGGGGCAGTTAGCAGAAGCGATCGCTGATTACGAAACCGCAATTGACTTAGAACCTGCCAATGTTCGCGCCTGGCTCAATCAAGGCATTACCTTCCGCGATTTGGAGATGTATAGTCAGGCGATCGAAAATTTTGATCTGGCATTGGACTTTATTCAGCTTTTGGTAGCAGCAGACGAGAACGATACAGATTCTCCCCTGGCAAGGACATATTTATGCCGAGCGAGGGCGAACCCATCACCTCGCTGGAGATTGGAACTGTGCCGTTGCGGATTACCAACGTGCCTTAATCGAACTTCCCAAAACAACCCCCGCTCCTACCAGTGTGACCTATCGCTTGTATCTACAGGTCGAAACCTGGCTGGATGA